The Brassica napus cultivar Da-Ae chromosome C7, Da-Ae, whole genome shotgun sequence genomic interval CTTATTCCGGGAGTCTACGAGATAGGACTAAACTACCTTGATTTCATGGGCAAGAATAGTGGGCCTCTTTTGGACAATAAGGTTAATGTTACGAAGTGCAACATATTGGATCTCAGGTTCTGCAGAAAGCAATGTAACTAGGGGAGGAGCCATCTTCTTACAAAGATTTCGAATCACATCTGTACTAGTAATTAGCTCCATCTGCTGAAGGATCATCTACAAAAGCTCGCAGAGGAATAGAATTAGAAAACCACGCAAAGGCATATGGTTGACACATTACAAACAAGTTTACTGACAGATGACAGTTCAAggaaataatttgttttttgaagTATCACCTTAACGGCTGATAGCACGACAGCACAGTTGGCATGTTGTAACCTTGGAGTGACTCTCTCAACAATATTTTCAGCTTCACGAGGATCAGCTGCTTTATACCTTGACAGTGAATCCAATATAAAAACTTGACCCCACCTGTGAAGAACACGTAAGGTGTTATTACATTCGTTCAAAGAGTCTGAGTGAAAGAAGGATACCAAAATCAGGAAAGACTTACTCAGTACATTCGTTCAAAGCTGTAAGGAGCTTGGTGAGGGTAACACTATTAATTTCAAAGATGGGACTAGCACTCTTGTCTTGTATCTCTGCAAGGGCTGCTACAGCATTTGCCACAACCATTGGATTATTGTCTGATATTAAATCCTTCAAGGCTTCAAGGAAACCCCTATCCTCGACTAACTCAGCATTTATGTCAAACAGCTTGGCAACGCAAACAGCTGCTGTCTTGCGGACATATGGATCATcatcctgaaaaaaaaacaagattgcAAAAGCCCAGGAAAAACATAATATTTCATCAGTctagattataaaaaaaacccGTTAAGCTGTTGATACAAGTTCCAGTGGCAAGGTaggattaaaaaaaactcaaccTTTAAGCATTTCTGAAGAGGATCGCACAAGTATTCTGTGATCTTATCAACACGAATGCAGCCCATTGTCCGCACAGCCAAAGCACGGATCAACGGATTTGGATCTTGTGAATCCTGCCGAATGAATACAAAGCGGAAGTTTAAAAATGAGAAGACTGTGAGAATATAGCTGGAGGGAGAGTGTTACCTTAACAAAAGTATTAACAGCGAGGATAGCAAGATCAGGCTGGCTTTTGGCGTAGTTAATGAGATACAAGTAAACGAGCTTCTTGAGCTCAAGATTCTCCGTTTGCATGCAATTGAGTACATCAGTGAAAAGAGATGAAACATCCTTTCCAACAGTCATTGCCGCAATAACCTTCTTAACAGCATCTTTCCTCTTATCCTAGGaacacaaaagaagaagaagaaaagagaccGAATCAAAACGAGAAACGCATGCCGCCGCCATCTTGAATCAACACCATTTGCATAAACAGTAAACTTATGCTAGCCATATCAATTGCttccatttatatatatatatatatcttcaaatCAAGCATTGAACACATTATCCATAGCGTACATCACTCTTATCGAGATGTAATATACCAAAAACCAAATTCGACTAAATAGCAACGAGAATGTACCGATCAGATCGAATCCAGGATCATGTAGATCTACCGGAAATCAATTGCTAAAATCTAAAACGAATCACTGAGGAGAGAGATGACAATCGTGCGAAATGGCGGATCACAGATCCGTAAAAGAATGAATGAATCAGGAGGAGGAGAGAAGAACCTTGTACTGTGAATTGAGCTCTTCCTTGAGCTCAGGGATCTCTCCCTTCTTCGTCGTCGAGAAGTATTTGGAATCATGCCCGCTCATTTctccctttcttcttcttctccgagaCGATGAGTGAAACTGCACAAACAAATCAATCAACTACCCATTAGTTGCTGGTAGATCTGGGCATTCCGGTCTACAAAATCGAAACCGGTTTGGTTTAATATGGATTGGATTAACAAAAGGTCGGGTTTACAAATTAAAGTTAATTTCAGTTAGGTCCTTGTACTATTGATATTTTATTGAAACGCCTCGTAACTTGGACTAGTCAACGTCAGTTACCCATCAAGGGGAGAAGAAGAATGGGCGTAACGAAGGTCTACTGTCGTTTTTTAAACAAGTTGACGATTAAGTGAGAAACACGTTCGTGAGAATAGTTTTGAGCAGACTCTCTCAAGactattctctgagtatccgaTCCTCATCTCCGTgagtctctttctttctttatccaTACATTGACTCGCTTTGGTCGTCATCGAATCAGAGATCCGTGCGAAAATGGCGCCGAAGTTCGACACGGAGAAGATGCAGGAACGCCAGAACTTCCGTAACGTATGGCACACTGATCTCACTCACACCATCCAGGGCGATACTCCCTGTAACTTCTctaactctctcttctctcctctgtttGATCGGGTTTGGGTATTGATCAATCCTTTTATGTCTTGTTGTTGTTCGCAGATTGCTGCTTTGCATTGTGGTGGTAAGTTTCTGCTTAAATATGAGACTTTTGGATCAATGTAATAAAACTTTGACCCTTGTCTGATTTTGTATCTGACTTGGCAGTGCCCCTTGTGCATCATACTTGCTTCGCAAGCGTGCGCTTTACAATGACATGTCTAGGTATTCCACACATTCCGATAGATCCATTccggtttggtttgattttcttgGTTTAAAACGATCCTTCTTTTACCTCACAGGTACATATGCTGCGCTGGTTACATGCCGTGTAGTGGCAGGTGTGGAGAAGCCAAATGTCCTCAACTTTGTCTTGCCACTGAGGTGAGGATCTTTGTTTTCAGAGCTTTTTATCTTTGGATGAAGTTTTGTTATAGAATGTTTCATTACAGTATCTGAATATAACATAAGCATATGATCTCATGCCTAGTTATGGGCTTATGATGCCACTCCATGAGttgttaaatattattataaaagtttCCTAAATAGCAAAATGGTTTGTAGGTCTTTTGCTGCTTTGGAACCTCTGTGGCCTCGACTCGTTTCCTTCTGCAAGATGAGTTCCAAATTCAGACCACACAATGTGACAACTGCATCATTGTAAGTAGTAATCCTCATTGCCCAAGACTCACAAGCAATTAGTTAGCAGAAACTATGAAACATGAGAAACAAGTGTTAGTGATCTGTGCTGTCTTATTGGCTGTTGTAGGGTTTTATGGTTTGCCTCAGCCAAGTGGCTTGCATATTCTCCATAGTTGCGTGTATCGTCGGCATTGATGAGCTTTCAGAAGCTTCCCAGCTGCTCTCTTGTTTATCTGACATGGTGTACTGCACGTAAGTAACTTCCTTATCTGTACTCTCATTTTCATTCTCTCTTAAACATCTTGTCCGTCCCTGATGATCATGTTTTTGCTCCATTCCCAGGGTTTGCGCTTGTATGCAGGTAAAGTGATGATATCAACCTAAACCCTACTCAAAAACTAATATCAcagttttctttataaaatgttGTTATGCTTATGTAGACACAACACAAGGTGGAAATGGACAAGAGAGATGGTAAGTTCGGTCCACAACCAATGGCTGTGCCTCCCCCTCAGGTAATGTCACGGATTGATCAAGCCGCTCCACCCGCTATCGGTTATCCTCCACAAGGTTACCCACAACACCCTCCTCCAGGCTATCCTCAAAACCCTCCAGCTTATCCTCAGTACCCTCCTGGTCCGGCTTATCCACCTCAAGGTTACCCAAAGTAATCACTCTCTGCCTGGTTGGAAGATTTTTATTTCATCTTTCTTTTGCGTTCACTTTCACGGCGTTGATATGTTCTGTGTGCTGGTCAAAGTGTTTTGAGGTCATTGTTTGGTGTGTAAGACTTTTACTTCAAATCATCTTGTTGTTATCTGAGACATCtgatgaatttttttcttttcatttgaattatttttttggaaagtACAGAATCCAAATATATACACGTCTATTTCACTAAAATCTagttgtaataaaaaaatatttactaaatattgaTATGTTGTGTTTGGAACAATGTTGAATTGAACCAGTGGGATCTCAATGAATACAATTTTAAATAACGTGGCAAGAAATTACGAGGGAGTAAAGCAacctaaaaactaatttttcttctcattcaaaaattaaatcaatacaaaaaaaactatataagaGTAAGTTATTTTACTTCAGTGACTTCACCATCTCTACATACACCAACATTGATCCATAACGTATTATTCCTCTTCGTTTGTAACACTCTGCAACAGTTCCTCCTCGGTGACTGTACAAAACACATGCACCATGTAAGTCCACAACATTATGCACGTTATAACCACATgctaaaaaaataacattacgTTACTTACCCGTTCCCACAGATGCGGATCAGGTTTCTTGTAAACGACGATGGTGTTAATCTCAGCTGGGTTCGCCATCTTCCACTTACAAGACGGATGCGAAACACGGTGCCGCGTGTATTCGCTAACCGTCGTGTTCAGCTGCTTGTCGAACTTCGTGGTCGACATGTAATACACAAACGGTTTTTGGCACGGTTGCCGACTAACCGGCCTGGTGTTGAATGCGTAGGCGGTGTAGTCCGCTCTTTTGTACCAATTCAAGAACGTTCTAGTAGGCATTTCCATTTCCCTTGGAGaaaatattcctcggaatatttggACCGCGTAGCCCCACGAGACCGAGACGGTCCAGCCCTTGTGCTTGTCGTAGCATATAGACTGCTGGAGAAGCCCGGCTGAGTCGAGCTTCATCGGTACAGTTAGCTTCTTGAGGGCACGGACTCGGGTCATGTTTGGGAAGATCGGCTCCACGACGTCGAGGTGGTGCACTGAGACGAACGGTGTTACTGGGTGTGCGGCCAGGAGACCGAAGAGGCTCCCGTATACGTCGTACTGAAACCGAACAACACAAACTTAAGATGTTACAAGGAGCGTGAGTTTCACACGTCATATGTGCGCGTAGGAAATAATGACATTAACAAATCATTCAAGTGTGAAGAACAGAAAAGCGGGTCCCACTCTTACACCTGTATTCAACCATCTAACTAAAGTAAATGGACAAGGCATTGAGCTCCTCACGCGCCGCTTTGTCGGTACCAAACCACGGAAAAATTGCCAAAACACGGAAAAATTGCCAAAACAATATTGAAGCACAAACAGAACAAAGAAACGAAACTGATATCACTACTAAACCAGCATGAGAGATTCTTTATTACAAGAAACATTATACTCCTAAAACAAGTGCCCCTAAAACTAGTCTTTTGAAACTCTTTccgacaaaactcttaaaaagTTTGAACTTTGCTGAAAAGCTAACTACTTGATTGAAACCCTTTTCAATTGCCATCATTACCTTCAAGACCCATGTCACAATATCACTAAAAACACCAACTTTGCCACTACATCATTAAATATCGCTTATGGTTTCAACATTAGGACTCAACAATCATCCACTCAACCCTTAAAAGACAAATTCACCATACTTGGCAGTGACCCAACACCAGCTAATACTAGTCTACTACCGAAACTTGccaaaaccaaactgaaatttCCAACAAAACTTGTCTTACCTGGTGAAAGCCGAGTTCTTTAGTAAGCGGAACACCGAGCTCAGCCATACAAGCTTGCATGCGATCGTCTGAGCCATACAACGCAGGATACCTCTGTATACACCGATCCTGCATCTTGCTCAAAGCCTTAGCCAAAGG includes:
- the LOC106398050 gene encoding uncharacterized protein LOC106398050 yields the protein MAPKFDTEKMQERQNFRNVWHTDLTHTIQGDTPYCCFALWCAPCASYLLRKRALYNDMSRYICCAGYMPCSGRCGEAKCPQLCLATEVFCCFGTSVASTRFLLQDEFQIQTTQCDNCIIGFMVCLSQVACIFSIVACIVGIDELSEASQLLSCLSDMVYCTVCACMQTQHKVEMDKRDGKFGPQPMAVPPPQVMSRIDQAAPPAIGYPPQGYPQHPPPGYPQNPPAYPQYPPGPAYPPQGYPK
- the LOC106398039 gene encoding uncharacterized protein LOC106398039 codes for the protein MKGNQKDSSEKPGTLSVVTRPGPKLMVWLICFIAFTYIIYMLKLVSTSRSCDDSITFTTLSANLSSSSSSSALPSRRRESEEEEVEDEPTDLSHVVFGIAASAKLWKQRKEYIKIWYKPKHMRGYVWLDKAVKKNNTSNDDDEDLLPPVRISGGTASFPYTNKQGQRSALRISRIVSEMLRLGPKNVRWFVMGDDDTVFVTDNLIRVLRKYDHEQMYYIGSLSESHLQNIFFSYGMAYGGGGFAISYPLAKALSKMQDRCIQRYPALYGSDDRMQACMAELGVPLTKELGFHQYDVYGSLFGLLAAHPVTPFVSVHHLDVVEPIFPNMTRVRALKKLTVPMKLDSAGLLQQSICYDKHKGWTVSVSWGYAVQIFRGIFSPREMEMPTRTFLNWYKRADYTAYAFNTRPVSRQPCQKPFVYYMSTTKFDKQLNTTVSEYTRHRVSHPSCKWKMANPAEINTIVVYKKPDPHLWERSPRRNCCRVLQTKRNNTLWINVGVCRDGEVTEVK